In Arthrobacter citreus, a genomic segment contains:
- a CDS encoding branched-chain amino acid ABC transporter permease produces MDRFLFLTVDGLARGAVLAAFALSLVIIWRAARIVNFAQGAMAVATTYVAFTVTSATGSYWLGLASAVAAGLLLGALVERTVMRFVGNTSPLNSVIAGLGLLLVIQAILGMIFGNGYRAMSTPFSTSPLSVGGISAVSPYDLFIFACIAVIVGGLALLFTKTSLGLRLRAAAFAPDLARLLGVRSSRMLTLGWALSSAVGALAALLIIPTELGLNPHAVDTVFVYAFTVAVVGGLDSAGGAVAGGLAVGVVLSWVSGYLGATLAPIAVLVLLLAVLLLRPAGLFSLTKERTV; encoded by the coding sequence ATGGACAGATTTCTCTTCCTCACCGTTGACGGCCTCGCCCGCGGAGCCGTGCTGGCAGCTTTTGCGCTGTCGCTGGTCATTATCTGGCGCGCTGCCCGCATTGTGAACTTCGCCCAGGGAGCCATGGCTGTGGCCACCACCTACGTGGCCTTCACCGTCACCAGCGCCACCGGCAGCTACTGGCTGGGACTGGCCTCCGCCGTCGCCGCGGGCCTGCTCCTGGGCGCCCTCGTGGAGCGGACCGTGATGCGCTTCGTGGGAAACACGTCCCCGCTGAATTCCGTCATAGCCGGCCTCGGACTGCTCCTGGTGATCCAGGCGATCCTGGGCATGATCTTCGGCAACGGCTACCGGGCCATGTCCACGCCCTTCAGCACGTCCCCGCTTTCCGTCGGAGGCATCAGCGCCGTTTCCCCCTACGACCTGTTCATCTTCGCGTGTATCGCCGTGATTGTCGGCGGGCTGGCGCTGCTTTTCACCAAGACGTCCCTGGGACTTCGGCTGCGCGCCGCCGCCTTCGCCCCCGATCTGGCACGGCTGCTGGGAGTGCGGTCCTCCCGCATGCTGACACTGGGCTGGGCGCTGTCCTCGGCCGTGGGCGCCCTGGCCGCCCTGCTGATCATTCCCACCGAGCTCGGTTTGAATCCGCACGCCGTGGACACCGTGTTTGTGTATGCGTTCACGGTGGCCGTGGTGGGCGGCCTGGACTCCGCCGGCGGCGCCGTTGCCGGCGGCCTGGCGGTGGGAGTGGTGCTCAGCTGGGTCAGCGGCTACCTCGGCGCCACGCTGGCCCCCATCGCAGTGCTGGTCCTTCTCCTGGCGGTGCTGCTCCTGCGCCCCGCCGGACTGTTTTCCCTGACGAAGGAGCGCACGGTATGA
- a CDS encoding ABC transporter ATP-binding protein — MSALLVLDDVSAGYGPVPVLHGISLTVEAGSITAVVGANGAGKTTLLRTVVGQLRPTGGSIRFDGSDLAGVRVEDMVRRGIALVPEGRGVITELTVDENLRLGGLWRRDRAAAAALLTRMYELFEPLDRRRRAAGHQLSGGERQMLALGRALMADPRLLLLDEPSLGLAPRITAQILGLLRGLRDDTGLTVLLIEQNVRSALAVADDGVVLSLGNIVASRPAADLAADTDLRHTYLGF, encoded by the coding sequence ATGAGCGCCCTCCTGGTCCTGGACGACGTGAGCGCCGGTTACGGACCCGTCCCCGTTCTGCACGGCATCAGCCTCACCGTGGAGGCCGGCAGCATAACCGCCGTCGTCGGGGCAAACGGTGCCGGCAAAACCACGCTGCTGCGCACCGTCGTCGGCCAGCTGCGGCCCACGGGCGGCAGCATCCGCTTCGACGGATCGGACCTTGCCGGCGTCAGGGTTGAGGACATGGTGCGCCGCGGCATTGCCCTGGTCCCGGAAGGACGCGGAGTCATTACCGAACTCACCGTCGATGAGAACCTGCGCCTCGGCGGACTATGGCGCCGGGACCGCGCTGCCGCAGCGGCCCTGCTCACACGGATGTACGAACTCTTCGAACCGCTGGACCGCCGCCGCCGCGCCGCAGGCCACCAGCTGTCCGGCGGCGAGCGCCAAATGCTGGCCCTGGGCCGGGCGCTGATGGCAGACCCGCGGCTGCTCCTCCTGGATGAACCCTCGCTGGGCCTGGCTCCGCGCATCACCGCCCAGATCCTGGGGCTGCTGCGCGGACTGCGCGACGACACCGGACTGACGGTCCTGCTGATTGAGCAAAACGTCCGCAGTGCCCTCGCCGTTGCCGATGACGGCGTCGTCCTCAGCCTGGGCAACATAGTTGCCTCCCGCCCCGCCGCCGACCTGGCCGCGGACACCGATCTCCGCCACACCTACTTGGGGTTCTGA
- a CDS encoding ABC transporter ATP-binding protein, with amino-acid sequence MAVQHTDQSVPIPRLYFRGISVKFGGLTALDAVTFAVPAGAVVGIIGPNGAGKTTLFNVVCGFNTPASGSLELDGAAFRPSPHRLIHHGVSRTLQGLGLFSGLTVLENVLLGLEGTARHGALADGLALPRSRRGEAQLRNRALQALDGLGIAGHAAALPDTLPYGVRKKVALARALAGSPRLLLLDEPAGGLAHEDIDELAEIIRTIGATGCSVVLVEHHVDLVMSVCERIAVLDFGKLIAEGTPAEIGANPAVTDAYLGVEPV; translated from the coding sequence ATGGCAGTGCAACATACCGACCAGTCGGTTCCGATCCCCCGGCTGTACTTCCGCGGCATCAGCGTGAAGTTCGGCGGTCTCACCGCCCTGGATGCGGTGACCTTCGCCGTCCCGGCAGGGGCCGTGGTTGGCATCATCGGCCCCAACGGGGCGGGCAAAACCACTCTTTTCAACGTTGTGTGCGGCTTCAACACTCCGGCCTCCGGTTCTCTGGAGCTCGACGGCGCGGCCTTCCGGCCCAGCCCCCACCGCCTCATCCACCACGGCGTTTCCCGCACCCTCCAGGGCCTGGGACTGTTTTCCGGCCTCACGGTTCTGGAAAACGTTCTGCTCGGGCTGGAAGGCACCGCCCGCCACGGCGCATTGGCGGACGGACTGGCGCTGCCCCGTTCCCGGCGCGGGGAAGCACAGCTTCGCAACCGCGCCCTCCAAGCCCTGGACGGACTGGGCATAGCCGGCCACGCCGCAGCACTGCCGGACACCCTGCCGTACGGGGTCCGCAAGAAGGTGGCTCTGGCACGCGCCCTGGCGGGATCACCCCGCCTGCTGCTGCTGGACGAACCCGCCGGCGGGCTCGCTCACGAAGACATTGATGAGCTGGCGGAAATCATCCGCACCATTGGCGCCACGGGCTGCTCCGTGGTGCTCGTGGAGCACCACGTTGACCTGGTCATGAGTGTCTGCGAGCGCATCGCGGTCCTGGACTTCGGCAAGCTGATCGCCGAGGGCACACCCGCGGAGATCGGAGCCAATCCAGCCGTCACCGACGCCTACCTGGGGGTGGAGCCGGTATGA
- a CDS encoding NADPH:quinone oxidoreductase family protein, whose protein sequence is MKAWNVTTLAEPRDALHLAELPAPEAMPGTVVLATRAVALNFPDVLLCRGLYQEKPALPFIPGIELCGTVTAIGDGVTGISLGDRVIASHLGVMAEQVQVPAAAVFPAPESLSDAEAAALCIGYQTGYFGLHRRARIAPGETLLVHAAAGGVGTAAVQLGKAAGARVIGVVGNEAKRRVAEEAGADIVVNRTTEDFVEVVNTATGGRGADVIYDPVGGETFDRSTRCIAFEGRIVVVGFAAGTLQSARMNHALVKNYSLLGLHWALYTKRAPELVKEVHEQLTLLADKGLVRPLVTETVPFAEAPGAVQRLGDGLTAGRVVLAL, encoded by the coding sequence ATGAAAGCCTGGAACGTCACCACCCTCGCCGAACCGCGCGATGCCCTTCACCTGGCCGAACTGCCCGCACCCGAGGCCATGCCGGGCACGGTGGTGCTGGCCACCCGCGCCGTCGCCCTGAATTTCCCGGATGTGCTGCTCTGCCGCGGCCTGTACCAGGAAAAACCGGCGCTGCCCTTCATCCCGGGCATTGAGCTGTGCGGCACCGTTACGGCAATCGGCGACGGCGTCACGGGGATTTCGCTCGGTGACCGCGTGATTGCCTCGCATCTTGGCGTGATGGCCGAGCAGGTGCAGGTTCCCGCGGCAGCTGTCTTCCCGGCCCCGGAATCCCTGTCCGACGCCGAGGCCGCGGCCCTGTGCATCGGTTACCAGACCGGGTACTTCGGCCTTCACCGCCGGGCGCGGATCGCCCCCGGAGAGACACTGCTGGTGCATGCCGCCGCCGGCGGTGTTGGCACGGCGGCCGTGCAGCTGGGCAAGGCCGCCGGCGCCAGGGTGATCGGCGTGGTTGGCAATGAAGCCAAACGCCGGGTCGCCGAAGAGGCGGGCGCCGACATCGTGGTGAACCGCACCACCGAGGACTTCGTGGAGGTAGTCAACACGGCCACCGGGGGACGCGGCGCCGACGTCATCTACGATCCCGTGGGCGGAGAAACCTTTGACCGCTCCACCCGCTGCATCGCCTTCGAAGGCCGGATCGTGGTGGTTGGCTTTGCCGCCGGAACCCTGCAGAGCGCACGCATGAACCATGCGCTCGTCAAGAACTACTCCCTGCTGGGCCTGCACTGGGCGCTCTACACCAAGCGTGCGCCGGAACTGGTGAAAGAGGTTCACGAGCAACTCACTCTTTTGGCGGACAAGGGCCTGGTCCGTCCGCTGGTCACTGAAACCGTTCCGTTTGCCGAGGCGCCCGGAGCCGTGCAGCGCCTCGGCGATGGACTGACCGCAGGGCGGGTGGTGCTGGCCCTGTAG
- a CDS encoding TetR/AcrR family transcriptional regulator: protein MKTMNIKEELARVSVELFSSQGYARTSVQQIVDAAGVTKGALYHYFNSKDDLLFDIYDRILTLQHHNLTEITARGLPVEQTVRLVCEDVIVTSIDWIREGTVFFRSQHMLSPDRMEAVKDRRRRYNEVFGALIARGREEGIFRTDIPTAVLVANFFANPHYLSFWYQPSGPLTKHQVAKQLTDLYLAGLRPALPEGSSE, encoded by the coding sequence ATGAAGACCATGAACATCAAGGAAGAACTGGCCCGCGTTTCCGTGGAGCTCTTTTCCAGCCAAGGCTACGCCAGGACCAGCGTGCAGCAGATCGTCGATGCCGCCGGCGTCACCAAGGGCGCCCTGTACCACTACTTCAATTCCAAGGATGATCTGCTCTTCGACATCTACGACCGGATCCTCACCCTGCAGCACCACAACCTCACCGAAATCACGGCCCGCGGCCTGCCCGTGGAGCAGACCGTCCGGCTGGTCTGCGAAGACGTCATCGTCACCTCGATCGATTGGATTCGTGAAGGCACCGTATTCTTCCGGTCCCAGCACATGCTCAGTCCCGACCGGATGGAAGCCGTGAAGGACCGCCGCCGCCGCTACAACGAGGTCTTCGGCGCACTGATCGCCCGCGGCCGCGAAGAGGGCATCTTCCGCACCGACATCCCGACGGCCGTCCTCGTGGCCAACTTTTTCGCCAACCCGCACTACCTCTCGTTCTGGTACCAGCCCTCCGGGCCGCTGACGAAGCACCAGGTCGCGAAGCAACTGACTGATCTGTACCTTGCCGGCCTGCGGCCCGCCCTACCCGAAGGATCATCCGAATGA
- a CDS encoding oxidoreductase codes for MSLSLPAPVTRRLDAFTGRWTMYRLTVILLLAVTAWSFVLSFAGALAFTPSELAATAATAVVSALVASRVMGLLFRTRPQTDSSLITGLLLYFLLWPSTEGSALLTVALAAGAATVSKYLLVWRGRHIFNPAALGAAVLALTGLGAAVWWVAAPLMLVAVLPAAAVILYRNRLLPMAAVFLLAAGVIITVRMVMAGEALPTALGILLASYPVVFFAGFMLSEPLTLPPRRWQRLLEAGVVGVLFAVPLSAGPVFMSPELALLAGNVLAFALAPRTGIRLRLRENRALTPTARELVFEPTRPLRFQPGQYVELSIPHGTADARGTRRIFSLTTAPQDSATVAVGLRAAEPASSFKTALLKLKPGAVVSATSVAGDFLLPRDRTVPLLLIASGVGITPFMSQLRSLAAGGDGRGPGTVERDVVLVYAAASVDELAYAAELHRLGIRVLVCTPTDPQISGWTYLGPGLPDAEALASAVPDISRRAGYVSGSPAAVAAARAAVRRAGGRPVRTDAFLGY; via the coding sequence ATGAGTCTTTCCCTGCCCGCGCCGGTTACCCGCCGGCTGGACGCCTTCACCGGCCGCTGGACGATGTACCGGCTGACGGTGATCCTGCTGCTGGCCGTCACCGCCTGGTCATTTGTGCTTTCCTTCGCCGGGGCGCTCGCCTTCACCCCGTCCGAGCTGGCGGCAACCGCAGCCACCGCCGTCGTCTCCGCCCTTGTCGCCAGCCGCGTCATGGGGCTGCTTTTCCGCACCCGGCCGCAGACGGATTCTTCGCTCATCACCGGGCTGCTGCTCTATTTCCTGCTGTGGCCCAGCACCGAGGGATCCGCTCTGCTTACCGTGGCACTGGCCGCCGGTGCCGCCACCGTGTCCAAGTACCTGCTGGTTTGGCGCGGCCGGCACATCTTTAATCCCGCAGCCCTGGGTGCTGCGGTCCTGGCGCTGACCGGCCTGGGTGCCGCCGTGTGGTGGGTGGCGGCGCCGCTGATGCTCGTGGCCGTGCTCCCGGCGGCTGCGGTCATCCTGTACCGGAACCGGCTGCTGCCGATGGCCGCAGTGTTCCTGCTCGCCGCCGGCGTCATCATTACCGTGCGGATGGTGATGGCCGGGGAGGCCCTTCCGACGGCGCTGGGAATCCTACTTGCTTCCTACCCGGTGGTGTTTTTTGCCGGCTTCATGCTGTCCGAGCCGCTGACCCTGCCCCCGCGGCGCTGGCAGCGCCTGCTGGAGGCCGGCGTCGTCGGCGTCCTGTTCGCCGTGCCGCTGAGCGCCGGCCCGGTCTTCATGTCCCCCGAGCTGGCCCTGCTGGCCGGCAATGTGCTGGCCTTTGCCCTGGCTCCGCGCACGGGGATCCGGCTGCGGCTGCGGGAGAACCGCGCATTGACCCCCACCGCGCGCGAACTGGTGTTTGAACCGACCCGTCCGCTGCGTTTCCAGCCCGGCCAGTATGTGGAACTGAGCATCCCGCACGGCACGGCCGACGCGCGGGGAACCCGGCGGATCTTCAGCCTCACCACGGCTCCGCAGGATTCCGCCACGGTTGCCGTGGGGCTGCGGGCCGCCGAACCGGCAAGTTCGTTCAAGACCGCCCTGCTGAAGCTCAAGCCCGGCGCCGTGGTGTCCGCGACGTCAGTGGCCGGAGACTTCCTGCTTCCCCGGGACCGCACGGTCCCGCTGCTGCTGATCGCCTCCGGCGTGGGCATCACCCCCTTCATGAGCCAGCTGCGCTCGCTGGCTGCCGGTGGTGACGGGAGAGGTCCCGGGACTGTGGAGCGCGACGTCGTCCTCGTGTATGCCGCCGCTTCGGTGGATGAGCTGGCCTACGCGGCTGAACTGCACCGTTTGGGCATCCGTGTCCTGGTCTGCACGCCCACCGACCCGCAGATCAGCGGCTGGACGTATCTTGGCCCCGGCCTCCCGGACGCGGAAGCCCTGGCCTCCGCAGTGCCGGACATTTCGCGGCGCGCCGGATACGTTTCCGGATCCCCCGCCGCCGTGGCTGCCGCCCGTGCCGCGGTCCGCCGCGCCGGCGGCCGCCCGGTCCGGACGGATGCCTTCCTGGGCTACTGA
- a CDS encoding FAD:protein FMN transferase gives MPETRFDAIGTAWTITTAEPLAAPVRAAVADLVEDYDRTYSRFRSDSVITALTREAGTVDLPPSAAPLLSLFDSLHRLSGGAVNPLVGHSLEKLGYDAAYSFAGSGPVPAPDWAAAVSWESTGGRVQLNTTIPATLDIGAAGKGQLVDLVFELLHSAGHRELTVDAGSDLRHAGAASLRVALEHPYDTTRAIGIVPLQDRAMCASAGNRRTWGDGLHHILDASTGRPVQRVAATWVLAADAMTADGLATALFFTDPARLAEEFAFDYVRMFSDGRATFSDAMAGVLFS, from the coding sequence ATGCCGGAGACGAGATTCGATGCCATCGGCACCGCGTGGACCATCACCACGGCTGAACCGCTTGCCGCACCGGTCCGGGCCGCCGTGGCGGACCTCGTTGAGGACTATGACCGCACTTATTCAAGGTTCCGCTCCGATTCGGTCATCACCGCACTGACCCGGGAGGCCGGAACCGTGGATCTGCCGCCCTCAGCGGCACCGCTGCTGTCCCTGTTCGACAGCCTGCACCGGTTATCCGGCGGGGCCGTTAATCCCCTGGTGGGGCATTCCCTGGAAAAGCTCGGGTACGACGCCGCCTATTCCTTTGCCGGCTCCGGGCCGGTGCCGGCACCGGACTGGGCCGCGGCCGTGTCCTGGGAAAGCACCGGCGGCAGGGTGCAGCTGAACACCACGATTCCGGCGACCCTGGACATCGGCGCCGCCGGCAAGGGCCAGCTGGTGGACCTGGTCTTCGAGCTGCTGCACTCCGCCGGTCACCGGGAGCTCACGGTGGACGCCGGTTCGGACCTGCGGCACGCAGGCGCTGCCAGCCTGCGGGTTGCGCTGGAGCATCCGTATGACACCACGCGGGCCATTGGCATTGTGCCGCTGCAGGACCGTGCAATGTGCGCGTCCGCGGGAAACCGGCGAACCTGGGGCGACGGACTGCACCATATCCTGGATGCCTCCACCGGCCGGCCGGTCCAGCGGGTGGCCGCCACCTGGGTGCTGGCCGCTGACGCCATGACGGCGGACGGGCTGGCCACCGCCTTATTTTTCACTGATCCTGCCCGGCTGGCCGAGGAATTCGCGTTTGACTACGTGCGGATGTTCTCGGACGGCCGGGCCACCTTCTCAGATGCCATGGCTGGAGTCCTGTTTTCATGA
- a CDS encoding FMN-binding protein, whose amino-acid sequence MNHTRKTLLFTAASLTLASTACAGPAADEAPAAQESSAAATAAPQSAAPQSAAPQDGAAAGAYADGEYSAQGSYTPPSNQTEEVDVTLTLKDSVVTELQVETSGNHPTSKMHQRDFTSKVQEQVVGKNLDELDVDKVGGSSLTSSGFNKALDTIRSEAAN is encoded by the coding sequence ATGAACCACACCCGCAAGACACTGCTGTTCACCGCCGCGTCCCTGACCCTGGCTTCCACCGCCTGCGCCGGACCGGCCGCCGATGAGGCACCCGCCGCGCAGGAGTCCTCCGCCGCGGCCACGGCTGCACCCCAGAGTGCCGCACCCCAAAGCGCCGCACCCCAGGACGGTGCCGCGGCCGGCGCCTACGCCGACGGCGAGTACTCGGCCCAGGGCAGCTACACCCCGCCGTCGAACCAGACCGAGGAGGTGGACGTCACGCTGACCCTCAAGGACAGCGTGGTCACGGAGCTTCAGGTCGAAACCTCCGGCAACCATCCCACCTCGAAGATGCACCAGCGCGACTTCACCTCCAAGGTGCAGGAGCAGGTGGTCGGCAAAAACCTCGACGAGCTGGACGTGGACAAGGTGGGCGGTTCATCCCTTACCAGTTCCGGTTTCAACAAGGCCCTGGACACCATCCGCTCCGAAGCCGCGAACTAA
- the argS gene encoding arginine--tRNA ligase gives MTPEELSSAVTACLQDAIDAGDFSIDVPREVRVERPKNRDHGDWATNIALQLSKQAGMNPRQFAEILKGRLEKIDGVAKVDIAGPGFLNITLDAGAAGELVKTIVDAGPEYGTSEILKGTRINLEFVSANPTGPIHLGGTRWAAVGDALARIFESQGAEVTREYYFNDHGAQIDRFARSLLASAKGEAAPEDGYAGAYIEDIANRVLAAEPNIMELPDAEAQERFRAVGVDFMFTDIKESLHNFGVDFDVFFHEDSLHENGQVDKLLEQLKGSKNLYEKDGAWWLNSTEFGDDKDRVVIKSDGKAAYIAGDIAYIQNKRDRGFDLNFYMLGADHHGYVVRLKAAAAALGHDPACVEVLIGQMVNLVKDGKPVRMSKRAGTVVTLEDLVDAVGVDAARYTLARFSADSNIDVDLDLLTKRSNENPVFYVQYAHARTYALARNAEAAGVDDSAFDASLLTHPTEGELLAALGQFPGVVAQASAFREPHRVARHLEVIAGTYHRWYDACRIAPQGDEEITDVNRTRLWLNLAARTVLANGLDLLGVSAPERM, from the coding sequence GTGACTCCTGAAGAACTTTCCTCCGCCGTAACTGCCTGCCTCCAAGACGCCATCGATGCCGGTGATTTCAGCATCGACGTGCCCCGGGAGGTGCGCGTGGAGCGGCCGAAGAACCGGGACCACGGTGACTGGGCCACCAACATCGCCCTGCAGCTGTCCAAGCAGGCCGGCATGAACCCGCGCCAGTTCGCGGAGATCCTCAAGGGCCGCCTCGAGAAAATCGACGGCGTGGCCAAGGTGGACATTGCCGGTCCCGGCTTCCTGAACATCACCCTCGACGCCGGTGCCGCCGGCGAGCTGGTCAAGACGATTGTCGACGCCGGACCGGAGTACGGCACCTCGGAGATCCTCAAGGGAACCCGGATCAACCTCGAGTTTGTCTCGGCCAACCCCACCGGACCGATCCACCTGGGTGGAACCCGCTGGGCCGCCGTCGGCGACGCCCTGGCCCGGATCTTCGAATCGCAGGGCGCCGAGGTGACCCGCGAGTACTACTTCAATGACCACGGTGCGCAGATCGACCGTTTTGCCCGTTCCCTGCTGGCCTCCGCGAAGGGCGAAGCCGCTCCCGAGGACGGCTACGCCGGCGCCTACATCGAGGACATCGCCAACCGCGTGCTGGCAGCGGAGCCGAACATCATGGAGCTGCCCGACGCCGAGGCGCAGGAACGCTTCCGCGCGGTGGGCGTTGACTTCATGTTCACGGACATCAAGGAATCCCTGCACAACTTCGGCGTGGACTTCGACGTCTTCTTCCACGAAGATTCCCTCCACGAAAACGGCCAGGTGGACAAGCTCCTGGAACAGCTCAAGGGCTCCAAGAACCTGTACGAGAAGGACGGCGCCTGGTGGCTGAACTCCACCGAGTTCGGCGACGACAAGGACCGCGTGGTCATCAAGTCCGACGGCAAGGCCGCCTACATCGCCGGTGACATTGCCTACATCCAGAACAAGCGCGACCGCGGCTTCGACCTGAACTTCTACATGCTGGGCGCCGACCACCACGGCTACGTTGTCCGCCTGAAGGCCGCTGCCGCAGCGCTGGGCCACGACCCGGCCTGCGTTGAGGTGCTGATTGGCCAGATGGTCAACCTGGTCAAGGACGGCAAGCCCGTGCGCATGTCCAAGCGTGCCGGCACCGTGGTGACCCTGGAGGACCTGGTGGACGCGGTGGGCGTTGACGCCGCCCGCTACACGCTGGCCCGCTTCTCCGCGGACTCCAACATCGACGTCGACCTTGACCTGCTGACCAAGCGCAGCAACGAGAACCCGGTGTTCTACGTCCAGTACGCCCATGCCCGCACCTACGCCCTGGCCCGCAATGCCGAAGCCGCCGGTGTGGATGACTCAGCATTTGACGCGTCCCTGCTGACGCACCCGACCGAGGGCGAGCTGCTCGCCGCACTGGGACAGTTCCCCGGCGTCGTCGCGCAGGCCAGCGCGTTCCGCGAACCGCACCGCGTGGCCCGGCACCTGGAAGTCATCGCCGGCACCTACCACCGCTGGTACGACGCCTGCCGCATCGCCCCCCAGGGCGACGAGGAGATCACCGACGTCAACCGCACGCGCCTGTGGCTGAACCTTGCCGCCCGGACGGTCCTGGCCAACGGCCTGGACCTGCTGGGAGTTTCCGCTCCGGAACGGATGTAA
- the lysA gene encoding diaminopimelate decarboxylase: MTVSPLAPGWLSYPADANALRPQMWARDVTRNDGGELEIAGVSVSALAKEFGTPLFVVSEADFRARARDFKDSFDAAFADLCGGVDVYYAGKAFLCTEVARWVASEGLRLDTCSGGELAVARRAGIPGAALGLHGNNKSDAELTRALDMGLGRIVVDSLAELQRLGALAASRGEQANVMLRLTPGVHASTHEFIATAHEDQKFGLSMAPDPEAGDRSPAETAVAAALAHEGIRLLGLHCHIGSQIFEAEGFELAAQRLLGFLAEIKAVHGVELPELDLGGGYGIAYTEADAPRPPAEIAKAMAAVVGSTCAELGLAVPRISIEPGRAIAGPTTFTLYRTGTIKTVRVDTDGGGTSERRYVSVDGGMSDNARPVLYDADYSAVLASRASEDDAVMSRVVGKHCESGDIVVRDVYLPADTSDGDLLAVPGTGAYCWALASNYNYIARPPVVAVRDGAARLIIRGETEDDLLARDVYASHQPETPEE, translated from the coding sequence ATGACTGTTTCCCCCCTCGCCCCCGGCTGGCTCAGCTACCCGGCGGACGCGAATGCCCTGCGCCCGCAGATGTGGGCGCGCGACGTGACCCGGAACGACGGCGGCGAACTGGAAATTGCCGGTGTTTCAGTCTCCGCGCTGGCGAAGGAGTTCGGCACGCCGCTGTTCGTGGTGTCCGAGGCTGACTTCCGGGCCCGTGCCCGGGACTTCAAGGATTCCTTCGACGCCGCGTTTGCCGACCTCTGCGGGGGAGTGGATGTCTACTACGCCGGTAAGGCCTTCCTGTGCACCGAAGTGGCCCGCTGGGTGGCCTCCGAGGGACTGCGCCTGGACACCTGCTCCGGCGGGGAACTGGCGGTGGCCCGCCGGGCCGGCATTCCGGGTGCGGCCTTGGGGCTGCACGGTAACAACAAGTCGGACGCGGAGCTGACCCGTGCCCTGGACATGGGGCTGGGCCGGATTGTCGTGGACAGCCTGGCCGAACTCCAGCGGCTCGGCGCCCTGGCGGCATCGCGCGGCGAGCAGGCCAACGTCATGCTGCGGCTGACCCCGGGCGTGCACGCCTCCACCCACGAGTTCATTGCCACCGCGCATGAGGACCAGAAGTTCGGGCTGTCCATGGCACCGGACCCCGAAGCCGGGGACAGGTCGCCGGCGGAAACCGCAGTGGCTGCCGCCCTGGCACACGAAGGCATCCGCCTGCTCGGGCTGCACTGCCACATCGGCTCCCAGATCTTCGAGGCTGAGGGCTTTGAGCTCGCAGCGCAGCGGCTGCTGGGTTTCCTGGCGGAGATCAAGGCGGTGCACGGCGTCGAGCTGCCCGAGCTGGACCTTGGCGGCGGTTACGGGATTGCCTACACCGAGGCCGACGCCCCGCGCCCGCCGGCCGAGATTGCCAAGGCGATGGCCGCCGTCGTCGGCTCCACCTGCGCGGAGCTTGGACTGGCCGTGCCGCGGATTTCCATCGAACCCGGCCGCGCCATTGCCGGCCCCACCACCTTCACCCTGTACCGCACCGGAACGATCAAAACCGTGCGCGTGGACACTGACGGCGGCGGAACCTCCGAACGCCGGTACGTTTCGGTGGACGGCGGGATGAGCGACAACGCCCGTCCGGTGCTTTACGACGCCGATTATTCGGCCGTGCTCGCATCGCGTGCGTCCGAAGATGACGCGGTTATGTCGCGCGTGGTTGGCAAACACTGCGAGAGCGGGGACATAGTGGTTCGGGACGTCTACCTGCCGGCGGACACCTCCGACGGCGATCTGTTGGCCGTTCCCGGCACCGGTGCGTACTGCTGGGCGCTGGCCAGCAACTACAACTACATTGCCCGGCCGCCCGTCGTCGCCGTCCGGGACGGCGCTGCCCGGCTGATTATCCGCGGCGAAACCGAAGACGATCTGCTGGCCCGGGACGTTTATGCCTCCCACCAGCCCGAAACGCCAGAGGAGTAG